In a single window of the Rhizobiaceae bacterium genome:
- the ruvB gene encoding Holliday junction branch migration DNA helicase RuvB — protein MSTAPRLISSERRGEDVDQTLRPQTLDEFVGQAAARANLKVFVEAAKGRGEALDHVLFVGPPGLGKTTLAQIMAREMGVNFRSTSGPVIAKAGDLAALLTNLEERDVLFIDEIHRLSPAVEEILYPAMEDYQLDLIIGEGPAARSVKIDLAKFTLVAATTRLGLITNPLRDRFGIPVRLNFYTVEELELIVRRGARILGMPIADDGAVEIARRARGTPRIAGRLLRRVRDFASVAGADRVDRHIADEALSRLEVDQLGLDQLDRRYLTMIASNFGGGPVGIETIAAGLSEPRDAIEDIIEPYLIQQGFIQRTPRGRVLTANAWRHLGIDPPNDLAQQQINLFQEE, from the coding sequence ATGAGCACTGCCCCACGCCTGATCTCCTCAGAACGGCGCGGCGAGGATGTCGACCAGACGCTTCGCCCCCAGACGCTCGACGAGTTCGTCGGGCAGGCGGCGGCGCGCGCCAACCTCAAAGTGTTCGTGGAGGCGGCGAAGGGGCGCGGCGAGGCTCTGGACCATGTGCTGTTCGTGGGACCGCCCGGCCTCGGCAAGACGACGCTCGCGCAGATCATGGCCCGCGAGATGGGCGTCAATTTCCGCTCGACCTCGGGGCCGGTGATCGCCAAGGCGGGTGATCTGGCGGCGCTGTTGACCAATCTCGAAGAGCGCGACGTGCTATTCATCGACGAGATCCACCGGCTGAGCCCGGCGGTGGAGGAAATCCTCTATCCGGCGATGGAAGATTACCAGCTCGACCTGATCATCGGGGAGGGGCCTGCGGCGCGCTCGGTGAAGATCGACCTCGCGAAATTCACGCTCGTCGCCGCGACGACGCGTCTTGGTCTCATCACCAACCCGCTGCGCGACCGCTTCGGAATTCCGGTGCGGCTGAACTTCTATACGGTGGAGGAGCTTGAATTGATTGTGCGGCGCGGCGCGCGAATTCTCGGAATGCCGATCGCCGACGACGGCGCGGTTGAAATCGCGCGGCGCGCGCGGGGAACGCCGCGCATTGCCGGTCGCCTGCTGCGTCGCGTTCGCGATTTTGCGAGCGTGGCGGGCGCGGATCGGGTGGACCGCCACATCGCCGACGAAGCCTTGTCGCGGCTCGAAGTCGACCAGTTGGGGCTGGATCAGCTTGACCGGCGATACCTCACCATGATCGCGTCGAATTTCGGCGGCGGGCCGGTGGGTATCGAGACCATCGCGGCGGGCCTGTCCGAGCCGCGCGACGCCATAGAGGATATTATCGAACCCTATCTGATCCAGCAGGGCTTCATCCAGCGAACACCGCGCGGGCGCGTCCTGACCGCCAACGCGTGGCGGCATCTTGGAATCGATCCGCCGAACGACCTCGCGCAGCAACAGATCAATCTCTTCCAGGAGGAATGA
- the ybgC gene encoding tol-pal system-associated acyl-CoA thioesterase yields MGAEGSNLALTGVIENGVHRLVARVYYADTDFSGVVYHARYLEFLERGRSDFLRLSGVHHTELHDGKHGERIVWVVRRMEIDFRVPARIDDIITVVTHVAELSGARIFMAQRLLRGEDVLVEARVEAAIIGETGRPRRFPKEWVAAFLPGSH; encoded by the coding sequence ATGGGCGCGGAAGGAAGCAACCTTGCCCTGACTGGGGTGATCGAAAACGGCGTCCACCGGCTGGTGGCGCGCGTCTACTATGCGGACACCGACTTTTCAGGCGTCGTCTACCACGCGCGCTATCTGGAATTTCTCGAACGGGGCCGCTCGGATTTCCTGCGCCTTTCAGGCGTCCATCACACGGAATTGCACGACGGAAAGCACGGAGAGCGCATCGTGTGGGTGGTGCGGCGCATGGAGATCGATTTTCGCGTTCCCGCGCGCATCGACGATATCATCACCGTGGTAACGCATGTCGCGGAGCTTTCGGGCGCGCGCATCTTCATGGCGCAACGCCTGCTGCGCGGCGAAGATGTGCTTGTGGAGGCACGGGTCGAGGCCGCCATCATAGGGGAAACGGGACGTCCGCGCCGTTTTCCAAAGGAATGGGTCGCGGCGTTTTTGCCCGGCAGCCATTGA